The Methanosarcina barkeri str. Wiesmoor DNA segment GATATCTGTCCTAAAATTCTCCTTTAATAGGGAGTTTTCTGTAGTCCCGGAAACTTCGAAGTCAAACTCCAAAAGTCAAACTCTAAAATCGAACTCTATGACTCTCTATGGCTCTATCAGGGCTGCGGAAAAAACCTGCGGGGTGATACGAGATTATTTATATAAGGCTGGCATTTAGCAGGCAAAAGGGTTATTCTTATCCTTAGTTGATAGTAAATTAATTCCAGGTATACGGTTATCCACACCGTTAGCAATACTCAGGATCATATCATTTATCACATTTTACGAGGTCAAACATGTTTCAAATAGGAGAAGCTTTAATGGGGCAGGGTGCAGAACTTGCCCATGTTGATTTGATGATAGGAGACAAGGGAGGACCCGTAGGGCAGGCTTTTGCAAACGGCCTGACCCAGCTTTCAGTCGGACATACTCCACTCCTGTCCGTTATCAGGCCCAATCTACCTCCAAAACCTTCAACCCTAATTATTCCGAAGGTTACGGTAAAAAATATGGAGCAGGCAGGAAAAATTTTCGGACCTGCTCAGGCAGCCGTTGCAAAGGCAGTAGCAGACTCAGTTGAAGAAGGCGTAATCTCAAAGGACCAGGTTGAAGAAATTGTCATTGTAGCCAGTGTCTTTATCCATCCTGATGCCCAGGATTACAACAAGATCTACAGGTATAATTACGGAGCAACAAAACTCGCAATCAAGCGTGCTCTCGGAGGCTTCCCGGACATTAACACCGTTCTTGAGGAAAGCAACAAGTCTACCCATGCTATCATGGGATTCAAGGTTACAAGGCTCTGGGACCCACCATACCTGCAGGTTGCTTTTGACAATCCTGACATCGAATTTGTGCAATCTGCCATATCCCAAATTCCTAAAAGCGATCACGTTATTATCGAAGCAGGCACACCTCTTATCAAACGCTATGGTATGGATGTCATTTCAAGGATCAGAGAGGTCAGGCCTGATGCCTTCATAGTAGCTGACTTAAAAACTCTGGACACCGGAAATCTTGAAGCAAGAATGGTTGCAGATGCTGCAGGAGATGCTATTGTGGTCTCTGCTCTTGCCCCGATAAGCACTATTGACAAGCTTATTGAGGAAGCCCATAAGACAGGTATCTATGCGGTAATGGATACTCTCAACCAGCAAGATCCGATTTCTGTCTTAAAACAGCTTAAGGTCATGCCTGATGTCATTGAACTCCACCGTGGAATCGACATTGAAGCCACCGAACATGCATGGGGCAATATCGCCGAGATCAAGAAGATTGCTCCAAAGATTCTGGTTGCCGTTGCAGGCGGAGTCCGTCTTGACAAAGTGCCTGTAGCTCTCGGCCAGGGTGCTGATATTCTTGTCGTCGGACGTGCGATTACTAACTCAAAGGATGTCAGGGAAGTTGCTGAGCAGTTCATCAACAGCCTTAACAAACC contains these protein-coding regions:
- a CDS encoding bifunctional 5,6,7,8-tetrahydromethanopterin hydro-lyase/3-hexulose-6-phosphate synthase, with translation MFQIGEALMGQGAELAHVDLMIGDKGGPVGQAFANGLTQLSVGHTPLLSVIRPNLPPKPSTLIIPKVTVKNMEQAGKIFGPAQAAVAKAVADSVEEGVISKDQVEEIVIVASVFIHPDAQDYNKIYRYNYGATKLAIKRALGGFPDINTVLEESNKSTHAIMGFKVTRLWDPPYLQVAFDNPDIEFVQSAISQIPKSDHVIIEAGTPLIKRYGMDVISRIREVRPDAFIVADLKTLDTGNLEARMVADAAGDAIVVSALAPISTIDKLIEEAHKTGIYAVMDTLNQQDPISVLKQLKVMPDVIELHRGIDIEATEHAWGNIAEIKKIAPKILVAVAGGVRLDKVPVALGQGADILVVGRAITNSKDVREVAEQFINSLNKPEIDQFRVMTDF